Below is a window of uncultured Sphaerochaeta sp. DNA.
TGGGGTTCCAATTCCATGGGCATCAGTCCACGGCTGATGGTCTTGATCTTCCCAATGGCCTCACCGAGATGCTCACTGATTTTCCTGAGACTCTCCTTCTGGGGTTCTTGATTGTTTCCGAGTTGTTGATGTGCCGATGAGGCAAGCAGGGAGATACCAAGAAGATACTGGCATAGGTCATCATGCAACTCCTGCCCGATACGTTCCATCGTCCTGGTGGAAATTTCCATGACTTCCTGTTCCAATTCGGTTCTTCGCCTGATCTCCTGGGAGAGATCCCTTGTTCGCAAAGCTACCTGCTCCTCGAGATTCTTCTCATGTTCCCTGATCTGCTGGAGAAGCAAGGAGCCTTTCAGGTTGCTGGAGATCTGCTCTTGCAATACATCATAGAGTGCAGGGCGGACAGTGCCAAAAGGAACCAGAAAATAGCCAAGAGGCTCATCAAGATAGACCAAGGGCAAGAGGACCCAACGCTGGGTCCTCCATTCAGGACTTAGGCTGGGGGGCAGAATCTGCTGGGCAGGAAAATCCATTGAGAACGCTGATAGCGGGAGTACTTCCTGTTGGACGGTCATCATAAGCCGAGCTTTTCGGTTGTGGTTCAGGAATCTCACCAGATATCCACGATCGATACCAAAGAGCTGCAACCCATGTTTCAAGTTGGTGATCAACTCCCCCATCTCAAAGGTACCGCTGAGCATGGCACTCACCTTTCTGAGGGTTTCAAATGAATTTTCTGCTGCCACCCGTCTTGCTGCCTGAAATCGTCCAATCTTATCACCAGTCAACGCACGAGCTGCACCCATGAGCATTGTGAGCGTCTTGGAGCTGAGCGTACTCTGATTGCGCGATTTATACTCCACCACTGAGAGATACTCGTTCCACCTATGGGGAGAACCACTCTCTGAGGCTGTGTCATCCAGCGCACGGTTGAGGCGGGCTATCATCTGGTGGTAGTCACCTCTCTGGACAAGCAGGATCAAGTCTTTTACTGCCAAGCGCTCAGCTGGGGTTGCATAGCTCGGCATCTCATGAAGCCCAGGGGTGAAGTGCACATGCGGATTGCAACCACAGGACTCCCTGATCACCGGTGAGCATGGCAGGGAGATGTGTTCTTCCTCCCCTCCAGCCATGATCCTATCAAGAATATCGATCGCAATGACACCCATCTCATGCAACGGCTGCACTACAGTCGTAAGTGGAGGGATGCTGTAACGAGAAAGATCAATCCCGTCAAAACCAATTAGGGAAACATCATCTGGTACACGGATATTCCATTTCAAGAGTTCTTGCATGGCACCAAAAGCCATTTGATCATTGAGGCAGATCAAGGCATCAA
It encodes the following:
- a CDS encoding substrate-binding domain-containing protein; this translates as MQDSQRCIGIFTAGLDDEYQSAIWHAIEREAAKRQMGTISFIGSRLGSPIASEASSNLAYHLASEQTIDGLIIVASSLASYFTTMDLNKFFAPWSALPRVSIGMHMQGMSDITAEGEESMRALVDHLVTVHHRRRFAIITGPKTHEESVKRLQACRQALEDNDIPIDEKLVRSGTFTNESGSEVVRYFMEAGCSFDALICLNDQMAFGAMQELLKWNIRVPDDVSLIGFDGIDLSRYSIPPLTTVVQPLHEMGVIAIDILDRIMAGGEEEHISLPCSPVIRESCGCNPHVHFTPGLHEMPSYATPAERLAVKDLILLVQRGDYHQMIARLNRALDDTASESGSPHRWNEYLSVVEYKSRNQSTLSSKTLTMLMGAARALTGDKIGRFQAARRVAAENSFETLRKVSAMLSGTFEMGELITNLKHGLQLFGIDRGYLVRFLNHNRKARLMMTVQQEVLPLSAFSMDFPAQQILPPSLSPEWRTQRWVLLPLVYLDEPLGYFLVPFGTVRPALYDVLQEQISSNLKGSLLLQQIREHEKNLEEQVALRTRDLSQEIRRRTELEQEVMEISTRTMERIGQELHDDLCQYLLGISLLASSAHQQLGNNQEPQKESLRKISEHLGEAIGKIKTISRGLMPMELEPHSFLERLEALVGDNLRLVAIDIDVNVDPAFSIQDKTRELNIFRIVQEALTNAIKHSKAKHIEISSARKFATEDSRILSLEVRDDGTGLPQHIQGEGLGLRIMQNRAAMADAKLTLESDDEGTTVLIEFKE